One genomic window of Musa acuminata AAA Group cultivar baxijiao unplaced genomic scaffold, Cavendish_Baxijiao_AAA HiC_scaffold_1137, whole genome shotgun sequence includes the following:
- the LOC135671080 gene encoding receptor-like protein EIX2 gives MGFPLRFLSSFSLCLLALLLHRATVTSGCFSMEREALLDFKAGIHDTHNRLSSWTGHHCCTWKGVTCDTTTGHVVMLDLRNTFDRALRAGSAYRNSWEEYLGGIPARLGNLSSLYVLDLSDALDFTSHVDNLDWLSHLRSLKYLNLSGLNLTDVPDWFSSVNMLPSLQVSSMSSVGLKTIPASVVHVNFTSSLTVLDLSYNNFNSTLPKWLWNITSLTHLDLYNSGFHGVIPDAIGDLGSLTVLNLGVNQLEGKLSGWLEQMTNLIILNLGFNLFNGSIPSSVGKLSNLTELNLGENSFGGVISQVHFENLTRLRGLDLYGNSITISIGQSWIPPFQLRLVGLTNCQLGPQFPEWLQFQTQIEELFLKDCKIAGTMPAWFWNISSSTIIDLDLSNNQIGGKLPSSLKFTKLKRLYLDSNRFEGSLPTMLPSTLDILSFSNNSFTGQLPIWPYVQSVALSDNMLDGGLSSSICQWTYLKFLDLSNNKLFGEIPYCLGKSLQNLQFLDLSNNHLSSEIPYTIGFLSGLSLLQLKNNSFSGEVPLSLKNCTNLWCLDLTQNNLVGSITLWMGENLQQLVVLRLRSNMFSGVIPWQLARFERLQILDLANNNFSGSIPHNIGNLNIMRSTSQHYEFCSNELDIFTKGQDLHYLKCSMQLMKSLDLSNNSLIGEIPKGIGDLARLKNLNLSRNYLQGKIPWEIGGMKSLESLDLSINDLYGSIPESLSALYFLSYLNLSYNNLSGMIPSGRQLQTLNDPSIYMGNADLCGPPTSKSCFDNKTTQIDIQEHEKEISDWLWFYISMVLGFVMGFWIFCGILFLKDAWRHAYFHFIDDVYDWVWVQWKLILPRLLRR, from the exons ATGGGTTTCCCTTTACGCTTCTTATCATCATTTTCGTTGTGCCTCTtggccctcctcctccaccgggcCACGGTGACAAGTGGGTGTTTCAGCATGGAGAGGGAGGCACTGTTGGACTTCAAAGCCGGCATCCACGACACCCATAACCGGCTATCTTCTTGGACGGGCCACCACTGTTGCACATGGAAGGGAGTGACCTGTGACACCACCACTGGCCACGTCGTCATGCTCGACCTCCGGAATACGTTTGATCGGGCATTACGCG CGGGATCCGCATACCGGAATTCATGGGAGGAATACCTGGGAGGAATACCTGCTCGGCTGGGGAACCTTTCGAGCCTCTACGTTCTTGATCTAAGCGATGCTTTAGATTTTACATCCCATGTTGACAACCTCGACTGGCTCTCCCATCTCAGGTCCTTGAAGTACCTGAACTTGAGCGGGTTAAACCTAACTGATGTCCCGGATTGGTTCTCATCGGTGAACATGCTGCCATCCCTCCAAGTGTCAAGTATGTCTTCCGTTGGTCTCAAGACCATCCCGGCTTCTGTTGTGCACGTCAACTTCACCTCCTCTCTTACTGTGCTTGATCTCTCCTATAATAATTTCAACTCCACCTTACCCAAATGGTTGTGGAATATTACTAGTCTTACCCATCTTGATCTCTATAATTCTGGATTCCATGGCGTTATTCCTGATGCAATTGGAGACTTGGGCTCTCTTACTGTTCTTAATCTAGGAGTCAATCAACTCGAAGGGAAGTTAAGCGGTTGGCTGGAGCAAATGACGAATCTCATcattttgaatctcggatttaaTTTATTCAACGGTTCCATCCCTTCTTCCGTTGGTAAGTTGTCTAATCTCACTGAATTGAATCTCGGTGAAAATTCTTTTGGAGGTGTTATTTCACAAGTTCATTTTGAGAATCTTACGAGATTGCGAGGGTTGGACTTGTATGGCAACTCCATCACCATATCAATTGGCCAGAGTTGGATCCCCCCTTTCCAACTCAGATTAGTAGGTTTAACCAATTGTCAGTTGGGACCTCAATTTCCAGAATGGTTACAGTTTCAAACACAGATAGAAGAATTATTTTTGAAAGACTGTAAAATTGCAGGGACAATGCCTGCTTGGTTttggaatatttcatcttctaccatTATAGATTTAGACCTTTCCAACAATCAAATAGGAGGGAAGCTGCCGTCTTCTTTAAAGTTCACCAAGTTGAAAAGATTATATTTGGATTCCAACAGATTTGAAGGCTCGTTACCAACGATGCTACCGTCCACACTGGATATTCTATCTTTCTCCAATAACTCCTTTACAGGGCAATTGCCGATATGGCCCTATGTTCAATCAGTGGCACTCTCAGATAACATGCTTGATGGTGGCTTATCTTCGTCAATCTGCCAATGGACATATCTTAAATTCCTTGACCTTTCGAACAATAAATTATTTGGTGAGATACCTTATTGTCTGGGAAAATCATTACAAAATCTTCAGTTCTTAGATTTGAGCAACAACCACTTGTCGAGTGAAATTCCATACACGATCGGGTTTTTAAGTGGGCTTTCACTTTTGCAACTGAAAAATAACAGTTTTTCGGGTGAGGTTCCTTTGTCATTGAaaaattgtacaaatttatggtGTCTTGATCTGACTCAGAATAATCTTGTCGGAAGCATAACGCTATGGATGGGAGAAAATCTACAACAACTGGTAGTGCTTCGTTTACGTTCAAATATGTTTTCAGGAGTTATTCCTTGGCAACTTGCTCGATTTGAACGGCTTCAAATATTGGATCTTGCGAATAACAACTTCTCTGGTTCAATACCTCACAACATTGGtaatttaaatattatgagatCAACATcacaacattatgaattttgttcTAATGAATTAGATATCTTTACGAAGGGACAAGATCTTCATTATTTAAAATGCAGCATGCAACTTATGAAAAGTTTGGATCTTTCAAATAATAGTCTAATCGGAGAGATCCCGAAAGGAATTGGAGACCTTGCAAGACTCAAGAACTTAAATTTGTCAAGAAATTATTTACAAGGAAAAATCCCTTGGGAGATAGGAGGAATGAAATCATTAGAATCCCTTGATCTATCGATAAATGATCTTTATGGTAGTATTCCTGAGAGCTTATCGGCTTTATATTTCTTGAGCTATTTGAATTTGTCATATAATAATCTTTCGGGAATGATACCATCTGGTCGTCAACTTCAAACACTCAATGATCCATCCATTTACATGGGTAATGCCGACTTATGTGGACCACCCACTTCCAAAAGTTGTTTTGATAATAAAACAACTCAAATTGATATACAAGAGCACGAGAAGGAGATTTCCGATTGGCTATGGTTCTATATTAGCATGGTACTAGGATTTGTGATGGGATTTTGGATATTTTGTGGTATTCTCTTCCTCAAAGACGCATGGAGGCATGCTTATTTCCATTTCATTGATGATGTGTATGATTGGGTTTGGGTGCAATGGAAATTAATTCTTCCACGATTGTTGAGACGTTAA